A stretch of the Panicum virgatum strain AP13 chromosome 9N, P.virgatum_v5, whole genome shotgun sequence genome encodes the following:
- the LOC120691731 gene encoding epoxide hydrolase A-like → MVIACPRLLCSCCCPRDESEPVSQETPSAMAPPAATTGSDDRNTDSTTTVTHRTVEVGPGVRLHVAEAGPAGAPTVLLLHGFPELWYTWRHQMRALAAAGYRAVAPDLRGYGGSDAPALDDAGQYTALHVVGDLVALIDALGEKRVFVAAHDWGALMAWSLCLFRPDRVRALVALSVAYTPRSAARRPIDGLRALFGDDYYICRIQEPGAVEAEFERLGTELVLRKFLSYRSPRPLFIPKSGWGSPDDVVPLPSWVTEEDLKYYTSEFKRTGFSGGLNYYRALNKTWELTSPWTGAEINVPVKFIIGDLDLTYHSPGIQDFIHKGGFKKFVPLLDDVVVMKDVGHFINEEKPKEVSELLLSFIKKFN, encoded by the exons ATGGTCATAGCCTGCCCCCGCCTgctctgctcctgctgctgcccccGAGACGAATCCGAGCCCGTCAGCCAAGAGACGCCGTCGGCGATGGCGCCCCCTGCCGCCACCACCGGCAGCGACGACCGGAACACTGACAGCACCACCACCGTCACGCACCGCACCGTGGAGGTGGGCCCCGGCGTGCGCCTGCACGTGGCGgaggccggcccggccggcgcgcCCACGGTGCTGCTGCTCCACGGCTTCCCGGAGCTGTGGTACACCTGGCGCCACCAGATGCGCGCGCTGGCCGCGGCGGGCTACCGCGCCGTGGCACCCGACCTGCGCGGCTACGGCGGCTCCGACGCGCCCGCGCTCGACGACGCCGGGCAGTACACGGCGCTGCACGTGGTGGGCGACCTGGTGGCGCTCATCGACGCCCTCGGCGAGAAGCGGGTGTTCGTGGCCGCGCACGACTGGGGGGCGCTCATGGCGTGGAGCCTCTGCCTGTTCCGCCCCGACAGGGTGCGCGCGCTCGTCGCGCTCAGCGTCGCCTACACGCCCCGGAGCGCCGCGCGGAGGCCTATCGACGGGCTCAGGGCGCTCTTCGGCGACGACTACTACATCTGCCGGATCCAG GAGCCTGGAGCAGTTGAAGCTGAATTCGAACGCCTTGGCACGGAGCTGGTACTCAGGAAGTTCCTAAGTTACCGCAGCCCCAGACCTCTGTTCATCCCGAAGAGCGGGTGGGGCTCCCCAGATGATGTGGTGCCACTGCCGAGCTGGGTAACTGAGGAGGACCTCAAGTACTACACTAGCGAGTTTAAGAGGACCGGCTTCTCCGGAGGACTCAACTACTACCGTGCCCTGAATAA GACATGGGAGCTCACATCACCCTGGACTGGAGCTGAGATAAATGTTCCAGTCAAGTTCATCATTGGAGACTTGGATTTGACATATCATAGTCCTGGCATACAAGATTTCATTCACAAGGGTGGCTTCAAGAAGTTCGTTCCACTTCTTGATGATGTTGTTGTCATGAAAGATGTTGGGCACTTCATCAATGAAGAAAAACCAAAGGAAGTCAGCGAGCTCCTATTAAGCTTCATAAAAAAATTCAATTGA